The window tatgaaataatcaaatagataatctccttcaaaatatgtttttttctttaatttatacattttgctataatacatttttaatatttacttatctatattatagaaaagaaatttgaaatattatcattttgagtttgaatatttattttcaaaatttaatattttgtcaagaaactttgaaaaattacattactattttttaatttggaagattacatgaattttgaatttatttttgttactacattaatacattattttattaaaaaatatttgaacttttggtaatattttctattttttctcaacatatttttttataattaaaataaactaaaaaatttataattaaaattttatttgtcattaatattttaaatgaattattaaaatttcatagttttctaataacatattttttaaatagtatatgaactaaaggttattatacactattatatttttgtatataaacattttaaacaatatattgttgagagttttgaaataaataagaAGATAACATATAGTttgtagatataaaattttaacttatgttaataaatttatttttgtataaaaatattatatattttacgaaTTTTAACCCATTTTAATGATGatagataatttatttaaatgaaacaatttaaaaataaatttttagtttacctatttaatataatttttggatttaattaatatagcacttctatttttatataatacataatataattatataatttataaaatagtatatagttttattttcttgttttataataaaattttggttaacattgatttataacaatattatattactaattatgaaattaattaatatgttattttaaaaaaaatatttaaaattttaagtaagattttgttagattatttctcaataaatgttttttataatttaaaaaaaaattataattggtttattattaatgtaaataatcaaataaattaggTATACAACTTACTAAAGGCCCATTAAGGCCCAACTAATTTACCTGGCAATTCCAGTAATAGCTCGGAGGCCCATATAGATGGTAAGAGCTATCCATATGCCTAGAAAACCATTGAACTTTGCCATGTATATTATTGCTGCAATGCTTATGGCCGCAACTCCTACCTGATTTATCATAATAAAGTCAACTTTCATGAAAAACATGCAAAAATAAGTAATCATTGTGAAAGCATATTAATGAAGTAATGAAAATAGTGCGTACCATGGAGTATGCAGTATAAGCAAAATCAGATGCTCCAAAATTGACTCCGTCCAACACAAAAGCGAGTGAGTTTATTGGCTGTGTTGCTGCTACAAACTGATGTCTCCCACACAGATCAGATATAATATAACATCTTATTAGTCACTATCACTACTTACTAGTATTTATAAGTAGAGATATGGTATTATATATTAGTACCGGTATTCCAATTGCTATGAGGTGAATAACGGCAGGGTCCTTGGTGAATATTCCCGCACCAAAGTATAGTCCTAGTCCAACGAAAACGGACAGTCCAAGTCCTAGCACAAACCCCATCTGCATATCAAATTCATTTGTTTTAcacttttttataaatgtgtGTCTAGACCGAATCCCAATTTTTTCCCTGGTTGTTATCAATGAGTAGCTCAACccccatattttaaaaatgaagcATAAGACATGGTCCCATGTTGctagttaccaaaaaaaaaatgggaaAAAGCAATTATCCTTAGGGACTGGTATCGTTTCATGAAGATGATCGAGACATAACCTGTAGAACACGGGATGCACACGAAGACACTTTGTTGTAGTCTTTCTCGGTAAAAGAACAAGCCAGAATCGCCTGCAAAAGATTTTAAATGATGATGATTTACATATACAACTTGATCAAGCAATAATATATACACAATGGGAACatgataaattaaataatactataataGTGATTATACCTGACCGGCAACAGCAAGACCATCAGCGAGGAGAGAAGTAGTTAACCAGACTTGTAAACAAATCTGAAAAGCAGCCATTGGTGTTGCTCCGAGCCGAGCCGCCATTGCTGCTGCTAGTGTCTGACAAAACGTCACAGCTATGGTCCTCGCCAGCAATAGCCCCcctttcattttcaaaattgttAAGACATCCCacatttctatatattttataaatatatttcgtCACTAATCCAATAAATATACatgaaatttttgaaaacatgatgttttcacaattttttttttacttgtaaTAAACTTTACTTTGATCATTGCAAGAATGAATAACTTTAATGGATATGCATCCCTACCATTTTTAAGGAACTTTCCGAACTGTAAAGCTGCGAAGTTTGGTGGCATCAAATTAACTTTACTCGCCAGGCGGGTGAATAGTATTAGAGTCATGAAGTACCTTCACACAAGTGAAACCGTTAGTTTTAcctttcttgtttcttttgatTCAAGCAACTCTTGGAGTTACAAGTTTTAGTTTCATATTTGCATGTGTGAAAACATTTTGAGAGCTGTTCTCTTACTGAGAAATGACATGGGCAATGGCTGCACCGCTGATGCCAAGGTGAAGGACAAATATGAAAATTGGGTCGAGAATGATATTGATAACATCTGCTACGACTGTTTCATGCATCAAGATGATACATGTTAGACTCTCATGATAGATTGATATCTAATATGTTTACCTAAAGATGATAAAAATGTAACTTACTAGTAGCATAGAGAGGAGTTTTGGTGTCCTTGAAGCCACGAAATATGCCTTGCATTGAAAGGGATAATAGCAATGCAGGAGCACCTAATGATCGTATGGTCAAGTACTTGTGTGCTGGTGATAACACTGCCGAATTCTGATAATCAAAAGTCAACTCAAAATAGTCAAGCATTTTGTCATATCCACTATTATGTGcatgactatctatatatataacctTATACCGGTTTCACTCCCATGACACCTAGGAGCACTTTCGAGCTGAAAATCAAGAATATAGCTTGCACAAGGCCCAGGATTAGCCCTATGATCATGGCCGTTGATGCCGATTTGATATTCTTCTTTCCTTTCTTATTTGCTTTGTTTCCGCTGCTTGATTTTGTATCTGAAGCTAGTACACACAtcaacaaaaaaacaagaaagtacagtttatcaaaatttacaaacaacattgtttagttttttttttcaaaaactagttTAGAAAAGTGTAAACTTAAATTACAAAAGGTGTAAACATCAAAGTCAAGCACAAACCGAAAGATAAACCGTTTGTATTTATAGTCAAGCACAAACCGAATGTGTAAACTTAGATTTTGTTTCCACAAAATTTTTCACATAAAATATATGCACTAAACAcgaaagccaaaaaaaaaaggcaaatgTTAatcagaaaatgaaaaaaaaataatcaaactttaatcaaaaagtgaaaaagaactaaagaaaaaccaaaaaaaaaaatcctaacacTATCTAAACCCTTGTTCTGTTAGAAACGTAATAATTTCATTAGGCCATGACAATATTTACCGGGCGTTTGCTGCGGCTGGTTCATGTTGTTACTTGTGGGCGACGCAATGCCTTTTTCTAATGAATCTTGAACAGCTAAAGTATTTGCATGAACACGATTGTTtttctttgcttcttcttcctcttcttttatCTTCTCCATCGTGTTTTCCTCAGCGACAAAGGAAGTTGTGACGCTCACAATTGGGAATATCGTGATTCTAGAAGCTTGATTGAATATAGCAATGGATACTCCAACCGCTGCTAGCTCGACCGCTCCTAAACGTCCGATATAAGCGGTGTCAATCAGAGAGGCTATTGGATCAGCAGCTAAAGCTAAAGCCGCAGGAAACGCTATGCCTAGTATCTCTCGCCCAATTGCATCCTTACTGAACACACGTCTGCAGATTTATATACAACTAAACGTTATGCATTACtcctttttttggtcaaatgcattactcctttttaatattattaatatctgCCATTTCATATAAACTCACATTTTTGGTATGAGATATAAACACACTTACGTTAACTCGTTGAAGATAACAAGAAATGGGATCTGCGTGACCACGCTGGCCGGAACTGAAGTAAGATCACCAGTTTCCGTCATCAATGAAGCTTCTTTCTATGTGTTTGGTTTGCCGTGTCTGAAAATATTATCTTAACTGTTTTCAAGAATCAAATGTAAAGGGGAGGTTTAAATAAGCGAAATTTCTACGTAATGAGCATGCATATATTTagtatttaatttgaaaaagtgtgagcatttctttctttctttgaaaAAAGTACgagtttaaataaataaatgtactTCCCTggccaaaaaaatgaaaataaaggtACTTCTAGGGATGTTAAAATGGATAAACCTTCCTCACTTAAATCCATTTCATATAGAACCCACCCCAATTAAGTCCTGAACTTGTTTAGATCCATATAGTTCTAAGATGTACGTATTAGTATTAGGGTTACTCATTTAGACACGCAAATATTAAATTATCCCATTTAAACTCGTTTAGACCCATTTAAAGtgatatatgatttttatgtttttaatatttatatttaatgtaaGTTTATTtggaataaaattttattattaagaaaatataaaaatatataaagattgaTTATGGAAAAGGAGATTTCAGTTTTCTTTTAACCACAAAATCTAATTATTCCGTCAACCATAAAATTAATTTCCgctaaaatcataaaataagaATTTCACGCCAAAATCGCAAATCGAGTTTTTATGTCAAAACTGTAAATAAAGTTTTTCAGCCAAAATCGCAAATCAAACTTTCCCGCTATAACTGCAAAATCACGTTTTCCCACAAAATCAAAAAATCGAATTTTTATGCCAAAATCGAAAATTACAATTTTCCCCAAAACtacaaaatcatgttttaacccaaaaaatttaaaaatcgagtttttccaccaaaaccgcaaaTCAAGTTTTCCcatcaaaaccgtaaaattgaaGTTTCCCACCAAAAACACATAattgagttttcccgccaaaccgCATTCACAATTAATGCAGCCTTAGATGCGTTGATAGTTCGCCAATGGCTCACAACCACTTTTTCGATGGATTGATCTGGACTCCCCACTTCATTTctgccaaaaccacaaaattgagttttcaGCAAAACCGCAAAATTGTGTTTCCGCAAAGTCATGTTTTCTCTCCAAAACCGCAGTATCatgttttcccgctaaaaccgtaTTTGTTTTACCCGCTAAAACCACAAAATCGTGTTCACcgacaaaattataaaattgtattttgcgccaaaaccaaaaaaattacatgaaatCGCATTTTTCACAAAGTTGGAAAATCATGTTTTTCCGTTGAACCCACAAAATCGGGAATTTTTTCAAAGCTGCAaattgtgtttaaaaaaaaacaaaaatagttaattaacttcttatatattaaaacagaagtcatgacttcaagtcatgacttcttttcatgtatgatttttttagtttggaccattcctagaaaatatcatatttaacataagttcattattatatattttaatatctttatctttttatttgaaatacaaatgaatatatttaaaatattctaacaaaatcattttaaaatcttcttagaatttttttaaatttactttcaaaaattagttagttttaatttaaattatcataaaatataattagaaattaaaattgaatatagttttggtttataaacaaaaatttaaataaaatgaaattaattaatttcacaaatacatttactaataatttttaaagattttgttagaaataaatatttatttttattttaattttttcaaatttgttttctaataaaataaaaatcttatatattaaaaaagaagtcatgacttcttttcatgtgtgatttttttagtttggacaattcctaaaaaatatcatatttaacataagttcattattatatcttttaatatctttatctttttatttgaaatacaaatgaatatatttaaaatgttataacaaaatctttttaaaatcttcttagaatctttttaaatttactttcaaaaattagttagttttaatttaaattatcataaaatataattagaaattaaaattgaatatagttttggtttataaacgaaaatttaaataaaatgaaattaattaatttcacaaatacatttactaataatttttaaatattttgttagaaataaatatttatttttattttaattttttcaaatttgttttctaataaaataaaaatcatgattttttgatgagggatatttttatttggaccatcatttaaattttatattaaatgtatatcactaatgctaatatacataatatttttaactactttaatcataatatcttttatatattttaattttttaaaaaataaaaataaaattctaacaaatctcttgaaaaagattataataagattgcaatgaaatgttactaaaagaataaaattatatcctattttatcaattttataataatatctatcattttaaaataaaaaaagttatattgaacaaaatttgataaaaatattttaaattgataagttaacatattttattttcataaatataaaatatttatgctaaaaatataatatgttggtagaacgggttaatattagtaaactatataatacatatataaaaatttaacttattttaaactttttaatacacagtaatttattatataaaattaataaacattaaaaaattactaaaaaaatctagcgatttgaattatggatcatgattataataaattaaatacaaaattgttttcttatatgttgtttcatgcattaaaaaatttagtttagtaatcaaacacaaattcaataagacaaatatataataagcaacatatatatgtgatgattttaatttacagcatgaaaactataaaattattatatttagcataattatacaaacttttaaatatgtgagtaacattaaaaatatataataattatgtaaaacaaatatctatatatataaatgtgaaaatatatacccgcacggttgtgcgggtggaaatctagttatTAAGTTAAATGGATTAACAACAATGTTTTGAAATCGGACCAGGACCTGTGGTCGACCGGTAAATCCAGTGATCCGATATGTAATCCAGTGACCCGATATGTAAtccgaaaattaaaaaaaaaactattatttaaaaACTCGATAAAATCTGAAAAAACTGTTAAACCTCTGAATTTGGGTACCGATTGAACTACTGCTAGTTGAACCAGTATGTAACATCTACTTATCTGTTTTTTAGATTATTTCAGTTGCATTATTAGGATATGTTTCGTATTctaattaaaaagttaaatttttagtttgaaaatataaaaagatcATATGATCATGTGTATTATGAATCAGTTAACAAAACTAGTTGATGTGATTTAGTATTAGGTTTTTTGTTATCGACAATCTATTACattttatgttttacttttgcttattttagatttaaagtttaatt of the Brassica rapa cultivar Chiifu-401-42 chromosome A03, CAAS_Brap_v3.01, whole genome shotgun sequence genome contains:
- the LOC103859259 gene encoding protein DETOXIFICATION 43 isoform X1, producing MTETGDLTSVPASVVTQIPFLVIFNELTRVFSKDAIGREILGIAFPAALALAADPIASLIDTAYIGRLGAVELAAVGVSIAIFNQASRITIFPIVSVTTSFVAEENTMEKIKEEEEEAKKNNRVHANTLAVQDSLEKGIASPTSNNMNQPQQTPASDTKSSSGNKANKKGKKNIKSASTAMIIGLILGLVQAIFLIFSSKVLLGVMGVKPNSAVLSPAHKYLTIRSLGAPALLLSLSMQGIFRGFKDTKTPLYATIVADVINIILDPIFIFVLHLGISGAAIAHVISQYFMTLILFTRLASKVNLMPPNFAALQFGKFLKNGGLLLARTIAVTFCQTLAAAMAARLGATPMAAFQICLQVWLTTSLLADGLAVAGQAILACSFTEKDYNKVSSCASRVLQMGFVLGLGLSVFVGLGLYFGAGIFTKDPAVIHLIAIGIPFVAATQPINSLAFVLDGVNFGASDFAYTAYSMVGVAAISIAAIIYMAKFNGFLGIWIALTIYMGLRAITGIARIATGTGPWKFLRGRSPSSS
- the LOC103859259 gene encoding protein DETOXIFICATION 43 isoform X2, whose translation is MTETGDLTSVPASVVTQIPFLVIFNELTRVFSKDAIGREILGIAFPAALALAADPIASLIDTAYIGRLGAVELAAVGVSIAIFNQASRITIFPIVSVTTSFVAEENTMEKIKEEEEEAKKNNRVHANTLAVQDSLEKGIASPTSNNMNQPQQTPDTKSSSGNKANKKGKKNIKSASTAMIIGLILGLVQAIFLIFSSKVLLGVMGVKPNSAVLSPAHKYLTIRSLGAPALLLSLSMQGIFRGFKDTKTPLYATIVADVINIILDPIFIFVLHLGISGAAIAHVISQYFMTLILFTRLASKVNLMPPNFAALQFGKFLKNGGLLLARTIAVTFCQTLAAAMAARLGATPMAAFQICLQVWLTTSLLADGLAVAGQAILACSFTEKDYNKVSSCASRVLQMGFVLGLGLSVFVGLGLYFGAGIFTKDPAVIHLIAIGIPFVAATQPINSLAFVLDGVNFGASDFAYTAYSMVGVAAISIAAIIYMAKFNGFLGIWIALTIYMGLRAITGIARIATGTGPWKFLRGRSPSSS